Genomic window (Brevibacterium paucivorans):
CCGCCACTTTCATCGGTACTCTCACTGGGCCGTGTGACTAGCGGTAGCAGCCCGTGAGTGGATCAGTTCAAAATCCAACAGTGAAAACTGTAACCGAACGAAACCCCAATGTCACATTTCAGTTACAACCCGAGCACAGATAGGACGCATTTTTCTATATAACTCCAGGTCAGAGCACATAAAAAAGTTTATAACGAATTTTGATCCGTGGTTATATTTGCGTGATCCGGCTCTACTTTTCTACCTCAAGCGGATCATCACCGCCCCCTCACCGACGCTAGCGCACAGAAAAACAACACTTCACGACGCCGCGACTTCAAACCCTTGACTCACTCGGTGGCGTGCGTCACACTTATTCAAACCGATCAAACGATCGGTACGAGCTTTCATCAAAGGCGATAGGAGCTTCCATGACCGCGTCATCTGCAACTGCCACCCCTAACGCACACCACCTCAAGCACCGAAAACTTCTTGCCTCCGGTGTCGTTGGATCCTCAATCGAGTGGTACGACTTCTTCCTCTACGGAACGGCAGCCGCTTTGGTGTTCCCACATGTGTTCTTCCCCTCGGAAGGTCCACTGGTTGCCACCCTTCTGAGCTTCGCAACATTCTGGGCAGGCTTTATCGCCCGACCTCTTGGCGGTGTCATTGCCGGACACTACGGCGACAAATTCGGCCGTAAACCTATCGTCGTCGTATCTCTCCTTGTCATGGGTGCAGCTACATTTGTCATCGGGTGCTTGCCAGGCGCAGAGAACATTGGTTTGGTCGCACCGATCGCGCTTGGGCTTTGCCGGTTTGCGCAAGGTCTGGCCGCAGGCGGTCAGTGGGGTGGGCTTGCCCTTCTCCTCACCGAATCCGCTGGCCCTAAGAACCGGGCATACTCTGGCTCGTTCAACCAGATCGGCGTTCCGGCAGGAGCGTTCCTGGGAAACATCGTTTTCATCACTGCCACCTATGCGCTCACACAAGAACAGTTCATCGCGTGGGGCTGGCGCATTCCGTTCTGGTTCACAGCAGTTCTCTTTCCCGTCGTCTTGTTTATCCACCACAAGGTTGAAGACAGCCCAGAGTTCCGCGAGCTGGAGAAGAAGACTTCCGAAACTGAGTCTCAAATCGTCAAGGCACCCCTGTGGGTCGCTGTGAAGAAGCACTGGAAAACGATTCTGCTGGGTTGTGGTCTTCTCGCTTCGACCAACTGCATTTTCTACATTTCGATTGCTGGTGTTCTTAGCTACGGTGCGAACTACTTGGGCTTGGACCGCACTCACATGTTGATTGCCGGAGCTTTGGCGTGTGTCGTGGGGATCGCGACCACACCGCTCTTGGCACTGTGGTCAGACCGAATCGGTCGCCGACCCGTCATCATCTTTGGTGGAGCAGGAATCTTCCTGTTCGTGCCGATTTACTTCATGCTGATCAACACCGGAAACATTTTCTTGTTCGGAGTAGCCGTGTGCGTTTCGTCGGTGTTCCAGTGCGCGGTCTACGCGCCTCTGGCCGCGTTCCTGGGTGAGCTGTTTGAACCCGAGGTGCGGTTCTCTGGCGCTTCACTTGCCTACCAGCTCGCAGCGATTTTGATCTCCGGTGCGACACCGATCCTCATGACCTCACTCATCGCGTCTTCTGGAACCACGCACGGCGT
Coding sequences:
- a CDS encoding MFS transporter, which codes for MTASSATATPNAHHLKHRKLLASGVVGSSIEWYDFFLYGTAAALVFPHVFFPSEGPLVATLLSFATFWAGFIARPLGGVIAGHYGDKFGRKPIVVVSLLVMGAATFVIGCLPGAENIGLVAPIALGLCRFAQGLAAGGQWGGLALLLTESAGPKNRAYSGSFNQIGVPAGAFLGNIVFITATYALTQEQFIAWGWRIPFWFTAVLFPVVLFIHHKVEDSPEFRELEKKTSETESQIVKAPLWVAVKKHWKTILLGCGLLASTNCIFYISIAGVLSYGANYLGLDRTHMLIAGALACVVGIATTPLLALWSDRIGRRPVIIFGGAGIFLFVPIYFMLINTGNIFLFGVAVCVSSVFQCAVYAPLAAFLGELFEPEVRFSGASLAYQLAAILISGATPILMTSLIASSGTTHGVTVMVMIMGVITVVSAVLLKETNPKWVRQDPHAVPGEFLYAKKPAQATRHPEVSREDTEPVS